In Bradyrhizobium guangxiense, the following are encoded in one genomic region:
- a CDS encoding amidase has protein sequence MHKKSVDEAVTSLHDLSAVDLIAGYRAKQFSPSEVLEDVLAHVASWEPHLKALYAFDPDGARDAAKASTARWTGGEPSGALDGVPVTVKDNIATKGVPVPLGAASVKLVPAEKDAPPAARLREAGAIIFAKTTMPDYGMLSSGLSSFHALARNPWDLSKNPGGSSAGAGAAAAAGYGPLHLGTDIGGSVRLPAGWCGLVGLKPSFGRVPIDPAYVGRVAGPMTRTVDDCALMMSAIAKPDRRDGMSLPAEPLNWKSLEKSPRKLRIGLMLDPGCGLPLEKPVREVAVKAAKAFESAGSVVTEVDGILTREMLDGLDNFWRARMWDDLSKLTPAEQAKVLPYIFKWGESGARLSGVDVIRGFNQTMAIRAAASKLFCELDYVISPTAPNVNYAAGWASPTNDPMKPFEHIAYTVPWNMSENPAISINGGFNARGFPIGVQIVGRRFDDIGVLGMAKAFESLRGPQRPWPKPPTK, from the coding sequence ATGCATAAAAAGAGCGTCGATGAGGCGGTCACCTCGCTGCACGATCTGTCCGCGGTCGATCTGATCGCGGGCTATCGGGCCAAGCAGTTCTCGCCGAGCGAGGTGCTGGAGGACGTGCTCGCGCACGTCGCTTCGTGGGAACCGCATCTGAAGGCACTCTATGCATTCGACCCCGACGGTGCACGCGACGCCGCCAAGGCCTCGACCGCGCGCTGGACCGGCGGCGAGCCGTCCGGCGCGCTCGACGGCGTGCCGGTGACGGTGAAGGACAACATCGCGACCAAGGGCGTGCCGGTGCCGCTGGGCGCCGCCAGCGTCAAGCTCGTCCCGGCCGAGAAGGACGCCCCGCCCGCCGCGCGGCTGCGCGAAGCCGGCGCGATCATCTTTGCCAAGACCACCATGCCCGATTACGGCATGCTGTCCTCCGGGCTCTCCAGCTTCCATGCGCTGGCGCGCAACCCCTGGGACCTCAGCAAGAATCCCGGCGGCTCCAGCGCGGGCGCCGGCGCCGCGGCCGCAGCCGGCTATGGCCCGCTGCATCTCGGCACCGATATCGGCGGCTCGGTGCGCCTGCCCGCCGGCTGGTGTGGCCTCGTCGGCCTAAAGCCGAGCTTCGGCCGCGTGCCGATCGATCCGGCCTATGTCGGCCGCGTCGCCGGTCCCATGACCCGCACGGTGGATGATTGCGCGCTGATGATGAGCGCAATCGCAAAGCCCGATCGGCGTGACGGCATGAGCCTGCCGGCGGAGCCGCTCAACTGGAAGAGCCTGGAGAAATCTCCGCGAAAACTGCGCATCGGGTTGATGCTCGATCCCGGCTGCGGCCTGCCGCTGGAGAAGCCGGTGCGCGAGGTTGCGGTGAAGGCCGCGAAAGCGTTCGAGTCCGCAGGCAGTGTCGTCACCGAGGTCGACGGCATCCTGACGCGCGAGATGCTCGACGGTCTCGACAATTTCTGGCGCGCGCGGATGTGGGACGATCTGTCGAAGCTGACGCCGGCCGAGCAGGCCAAGGTGCTGCCTTACATCTTCAAATGGGGCGAGTCCGGCGCCAGGCTCTCGGGCGTCGACGTCATCCGCGGCTTCAACCAGACCATGGCGATCCGGGCCGCGGCCTCAAAGCTGTTCTGCGAACTCGACTATGTGATCTCGCCGACCGCACCGAACGTGAACTATGCGGCCGGATGGGCTTCCCCCACCAACGATCCGATGAAGCCGTTCGAGCACATCGCCTATACCGTGCCGTGGAATATGTCGGAAAACCCCGCGATCTCCATCAACGGCGGCTTCAACGCCAGGGGCTTTCCGATCGGCGTGCAGATCGTCGGCCGCCGCTTCGACGATATCGGCGTGCTCGGCATGGCCAAGGCGTTCGAGAGCCTGCGCGGCCCGCAGCGGCCCTGGCCGAAGCCGCCGACGAAGTAG
- a CDS encoding NADPH:quinone oxidoreductase family protein, with amino-acid sequence MVRAVVCRTLGTPEALRLEELPSRALNPGEVRVAIRAAGLNFPDVLMAAGQYQLKPELPFTPGMEAAGDVTEVGAEARGVAVGDKVIVKMRHGAFADEAVVTPSQLTPMPSTFDYAEAATYLAGHGTAYHALIDRGRVEPGEVLLVHGAGGGVGLAAVEIGKMLGATVIATASSDEKLAIAKARGADHLVRYDREPFRDAVKRITDGRGADVVFDPVGGQVFEDSMRCIAWGARLLVIGFTGGIGSAKTNLLLIKGASVLGVRAGEAVRKNPALGQVRLKALLQWAEEGKLRPNVSHRLPLEDYASAMRLLIDRKAIGRVALMME; translated from the coding sequence ATGGTGCGCGCCGTCGTCTGCCGCACGCTCGGCACGCCCGAAGCGTTGCGGCTGGAGGAGCTTCCATCGCGCGCCCTCAATCCGGGCGAGGTGCGCGTCGCGATCCGCGCCGCCGGGCTGAATTTTCCGGATGTGCTGATGGCCGCCGGCCAGTATCAGCTCAAGCCGGAGCTGCCGTTCACACCGGGCATGGAGGCGGCCGGCGACGTGACCGAGGTGGGCGCGGAGGCGAGAGGTGTTGCGGTCGGCGACAAGGTCATCGTCAAAATGCGCCATGGCGCCTTCGCTGACGAAGCCGTCGTCACCCCGTCACAGCTCACCCCGATGCCGTCGACGTTCGACTACGCGGAGGCTGCGACCTATCTCGCCGGCCACGGCACCGCCTATCATGCGCTGATCGATCGCGGCCGGGTCGAGCCGGGCGAGGTGCTGCTGGTGCATGGCGCCGGCGGCGGCGTCGGCCTTGCCGCCGTCGAGATCGGCAAGATGCTGGGCGCGACCGTGATCGCAACCGCGTCCAGCGACGAGAAGCTCGCGATTGCCAAGGCGCGCGGCGCCGATCATCTCGTCCGCTACGACCGCGAGCCGTTTCGCGATGCCGTCAAGCGCATCACCGACGGTCGCGGCGCGGACGTCGTGTTCGATCCCGTCGGCGGCCAGGTCTTCGAAGATTCGATGCGCTGCATCGCCTGGGGCGCGCGGCTCCTGGTGATCGGCTTCACCGGCGGCATCGGTTCGGCCAAGACCAACCTCCTGCTGATCAAGGGCGCCAGCGTGCTTGGCGTGCGGGCCGGTGAAGCGGTACGGAAAAACCCCGCGCTCGGCCAGGTGCGTCTGAAGGCGCTGCTGCAATGGGCGGAGGAGGGCAAGCTGCGCCCCAACGTCTCTCATCGCCTGCCGCTGGAAGACTATGCGAGCGCGATGCGGCTCCTGATCGACCGCAAGGCGATCGGGCGCGTGGCGTTGATGATGGAGTGA
- a CDS encoding M20/M25/M40 family metallo-hydrolase → MNPANLPFDSEAMLEGLRTWVECESPTWDAGAVNGMLDIAARDMAIMGATIERIAGRQGFGGVIRARFPHPKQGEPGILIAGHMDTVHPVGTIEKLKWRREGNRCYGPGIYDMKGGNYLSLEAIRQLARASFTTPLPITVLFTPDEEVGTPSTRDIIEAEAARNKYVLVPEPGRADNGVTTGRYAIARFNLEATGRPSHAGATLSAGRSAIREMARQILAIDAMTSDDCTFSVGVVHGGQWVNCVATTATGEALSMAKRQADLDRGVERMLALSGTNNDVTFKVTRGVTRPVWEPDAGTMALYEKARGIAKSLGAELPHASSGGGSDGNFTGAMGIPTLDGLGVRGGNGHTLEEYIEVESLVERGRLMAGLLATLE, encoded by the coding sequence CCCGACCTGGGACGCTGGTGCCGTGAACGGCATGCTCGATATCGCAGCGCGGGATATGGCCATCATGGGTGCGACGATCGAGCGCATCGCCGGCCGGCAGGGCTTCGGCGGCGTGATCCGCGCGCGCTTTCCCCATCCGAAGCAGGGCGAGCCCGGCATCCTGATCGCCGGACACATGGATACCGTCCACCCGGTCGGCACCATCGAGAAGCTGAAATGGCGCCGCGAGGGCAACAGGTGCTACGGGCCCGGCATCTACGACATGAAGGGCGGCAACTATCTCTCGCTGGAAGCGATCCGGCAGTTGGCGCGCGCATCCTTCACCACGCCGCTACCGATCACCGTGCTGTTCACGCCGGACGAGGAAGTGGGCACGCCCTCGACGCGAGACATCATCGAGGCGGAAGCCGCGCGCAACAAATACGTGCTGGTGCCCGAGCCCGGCCGCGCCGACAACGGCGTCACCACCGGACGTTACGCCATCGCGCGCTTCAATCTCGAGGCGACGGGGCGGCCCAGCCACGCCGGGGCGACGCTGTCGGCGGGACGCTCGGCCATCCGCGAGATGGCACGGCAGATTCTCGCGATCGATGCCATGACGTCGGACGATTGCACCTTCTCGGTCGGCGTCGTGCATGGCGGGCAATGGGTCAATTGCGTCGCAACGACCGCCACCGGCGAAGCGCTCTCCATGGCCAAGCGGCAGGCCGATCTCGACCGCGGCGTCGAGCGAATGCTGGCGCTCTCAGGCACCAACAACGACGTCACCTTCAAGGTGACGCGCGGCGTGACGCGGCCGGTCTGGGAGCCAGATGCCGGCACCATGGCCCTGTATGAAAAGGCGCGCGGCATTGCCAAATCCCTCGGCGCGGAACTGCCGCATGCGAGTTCCGGCGGCGGCTCTGACGGCAACTTCACCGGCGCGATGGGCATCCCGACACTCGACGGCCTGGGCGTGCGCGGCGGCAACGGCCACACGCTTGAGGAGTATATCGAGGTCGAGAGTCTCGTTGAGCGCGGTCGATTGATGGCGGGGCTGCTGGCGACGCTGGAGTAA
- a CDS encoding crotonase/enoyl-CoA hydratase family protein yields MAYETIKYEVAEQILTITLNRPDKLNAFNAQMQGELIDAFDAADKDDNVRAIIVTGAGRGFCAGADLSSGADTFDRDARRGPVKRFADGKVDYSDPQVRDGGGQVTLRIFKCLKPVIAAVNGPAVGIGVTMQLAMDIRIASEAARFGFVFSQRGIVPEAASSWFLPRIVGISQALEWCYSGRVFPAQEALAGRLVSKVVPPDHLLPTARALAQEFAAKTAPVSVALIRQMMWRMMGADDPMEAHKVDSRGIYARGRSDDVKEGVVAFLEKRPAQFKNKVSSDMPDYFPWWTEREYK; encoded by the coding sequence ATGGCGTATGAGACGATCAAATACGAGGTCGCCGAGCAGATCCTCACCATCACGCTGAACCGGCCCGACAAACTCAACGCCTTCAACGCGCAGATGCAAGGAGAGCTGATCGACGCATTCGACGCGGCCGACAAGGACGACAACGTCCGCGCCATCATCGTCACCGGTGCCGGCCGCGGCTTTTGCGCGGGCGCCGATCTCTCCTCCGGTGCCGACACGTTCGATCGCGACGCCCGGCGCGGGCCGGTCAAGCGCTTTGCCGACGGCAAGGTCGACTACAGCGATCCCCAGGTGCGCGACGGCGGCGGCCAGGTGACCTTGCGCATCTTCAAGTGCCTGAAGCCCGTGATCGCCGCGGTGAATGGCCCCGCGGTCGGCATCGGCGTCACCATGCAGCTCGCGATGGACATCCGCATTGCCTCGGAGGCCGCCCGGTTCGGCTTCGTGTTCTCTCAGCGCGGCATCGTGCCGGAGGCCGCCTCGAGCTGGTTCCTGCCGCGCATCGTCGGCATCTCGCAGGCGCTGGAATGGTGCTATTCCGGCCGCGTATTCCCGGCGCAGGAGGCGCTTGCCGGACGCCTCGTCAGCAAGGTCGTGCCCCCCGATCACCTGCTGCCGACCGCCCGCGCGCTCGCCCAGGAGTTTGCGGCAAAGACCGCGCCGGTCTCGGTCGCGCTGATCCGCCAGATGATGTGGCGCATGATGGGCGCCGACGACCCCATGGAAGCCCACAAGGTCGACAGCCGCGGCATCTACGCCCGCGGCCGCTCGGACGATGTGAAGGAAGGCGTGGTGGCGTTCCTGGAGAAGCGCCCCGCGCAGTTCAAGAACAAGGTGTCGAGCGACATGCCGGACTATTTCCCGTGGTGGACCGAGCGGGAATACAAATAG
- a CDS encoding ABC transporter ATP-binding protein, whose translation MTNIILDINNLVVSVGKTPKGANIIDGISIQVRERETLCLVGESGSGKSVTSLTTMGLLPKGMLVPTGGSVKLVGEELLTATDRRLRQLRATQMAMIFQEPMTALNPVVPVGRQIDEVLRAHTNLDARARKKRILDMMEQVRLPQVERIFASYPHRLSGGQRQRIMIAMALVLEPKLLIADEPTTALDVTTQKQILTLIRDLQRDHGTAVLFITHDMGVVAEIADRVAVMRQGRLVETGPLETVLRNPTMEYTRNLLASVPSLVPRAAGEKSREPIVLEANELSKVYKERAFFGKGREVVAADKVTLTLRKGRTLGIVGESGSGKSTVARCIVRLIDPTSGGVRLAGREIADISRRLLQPHRQKIQIVFQDPYRSLNPRVTVGDSIAEGPINYGVAHADAMKRARELLELVGLPADAVSRYPHQFSGGQRQRIAIARALALDPDVLVADEAVSALDVSVQAQVLELLDEIQKRLGIAILFITHDLRVAAQICDEVVVMQHGRVVEQGPAAEVLTHPKEAYTKALLDAAPGRNWDFANFRPVAEAVAASA comes from the coding sequence ATGACCAACATCATCCTCGACATCAACAACCTCGTCGTGTCCGTCGGCAAGACGCCGAAAGGCGCGAACATCATCGACGGCATCTCGATCCAGGTGCGCGAGCGCGAGACGCTGTGCCTCGTCGGTGAAAGCGGCTCGGGCAAGTCGGTGACCTCACTCACCACCATGGGCCTCCTGCCGAAGGGGATGCTGGTTCCCACCGGCGGCAGCGTCAAGCTGGTCGGCGAGGAGTTGCTCACCGCGACCGACCGCCGCCTGCGGCAGCTGCGCGCCACGCAGATGGCGATGATCTTCCAGGAGCCGATGACCGCGCTCAATCCGGTGGTGCCGGTCGGCCGCCAGATCGACGAGGTGCTGCGCGCCCATACCAATCTCGACGCGAGGGCGCGCAAGAAGCGCATCCTCGACATGATGGAGCAGGTCCGCCTGCCCCAGGTCGAGCGCATCTTCGCCTCCTACCCGCACCGTCTCTCCGGCGGCCAGCGCCAGCGCATCATGATCGCGATGGCGCTCGTGCTGGAGCCGAAGCTCTTGATCGCGGACGAGCCGACCACCGCGCTCGACGTCACCACGCAGAAGCAGATCCTCACCCTGATCCGCGACCTTCAGCGCGATCACGGCACCGCCGTGCTGTTCATCACCCATGACATGGGCGTGGTCGCGGAGATCGCCGACCGCGTCGCGGTGATGCGGCAGGGTCGCCTGGTCGAGACCGGCCCGCTCGAGACCGTGCTGCGCAATCCGACCATGGAATATACCCGCAACCTGCTGGCCTCGGTGCCGAGCCTGGTGCCGCGGGCGGCGGGGGAGAAAAGCCGCGAGCCGATCGTGCTCGAGGCCAACGAACTCAGCAAGGTCTACAAAGAGCGTGCCTTCTTCGGCAAAGGCCGCGAGGTCGTCGCCGCCGACAAGGTCACGCTGACGCTGCGCAAGGGCCGCACGCTCGGCATCGTCGGCGAAAGCGGGTCGGGCAAGTCGACGGTGGCACGCTGCATCGTCCGCCTGATCGACCCGACCTCCGGCGGCGTGCGTCTCGCCGGCCGCGAGATCGCCGACATCTCGCGCCGGCTGCTGCAGCCGCACCGCCAGAAGATCCAGATTGTGTTCCAGGATCCCTACCGCTCGCTCAACCCGCGCGTCACCGTCGGCGACAGCATCGCCGAAGGCCCGATCAATTACGGCGTCGCGCATGCTGACGCGATGAAACGCGCGCGCGAGCTGCTCGAACTGGTCGGCCTGCCCGCCGATGCGGTGTCGCGCTATCCGCACCAGTTCTCCGGCGGCCAGCGCCAGCGCATCGCCATCGCCCGCGCGCTCGCGCTCGATCCCGACGTGCTGGTCGCGGACGAAGCGGTCTCCGCGCTCGACGTCTCGGTGCAGGCGCAGGTGCTGGAACTCCTGGACGAGATCCAGAAGCGCCTCGGCATCGCCATTCTGTTCATCACTCACGACTTGCGCGTCGCCGCGCAGATCTGCGACGAGGTCGTTGTGATGCAGCACGGCCGCGTCGTCGAACAGGGCCCCGCCGCCGAGGTGCTGACGCATCCGAAGGAGGCCTACACCAAGGCCCTGCTGGACGCCGCGCCAGGGCGCAACTGGGACTTTGCCAACTTCCGGCCGGTGGCGGAGGCCGTGGCGGCGAGCGCGTAG
- a CDS encoding ABC transporter permease yields MLGYLLRRILAAVPVMGVVALFVFLLLRLPPGDPAAILAGDNATPERLERIRTSLGLNEPLIVQFITWVNKLLHGDLGTSLISNLPVMKMIGQRVEPSISIALCTIILAVIVAVPLGVIAAWKHGTWIDRFVMGLSVLGFSVPVFVVGYILIQLFAIELRWVPVQGFRSIFNGFGPFFERMILPTCALSFIYIALIARMTRAAMLDVLGEDYVRTARAKGINEVAVMMRHALRNAAVPVITVIGTGFALLISGVVVTESVFNIPGIGRLTVDAVLARDYPVIQAMILLTSLIYVVVNLLIDVAYTLLDPRIRY; encoded by the coding sequence TTGCTCGGATATCTCCTTCGCCGAATTCTCGCCGCCGTGCCCGTGATGGGCGTCGTCGCGCTGTTCGTGTTCCTCCTGCTCCGCCTCCCCCCCGGTGATCCCGCCGCGATCCTCGCCGGCGACAATGCGACGCCCGAGCGGCTGGAGCGCATCCGCACCTCGCTCGGCCTCAACGAGCCCCTGATCGTGCAGTTCATCACCTGGGTGAACAAGCTGCTGCACGGCGACCTCGGCACCTCGCTGATCTCGAACCTGCCTGTCATGAAGATGATCGGCCAGCGCGTCGAGCCGTCGATCTCGATCGCGCTGTGCACCATCATCCTCGCCGTCATCGTCGCAGTTCCCTTAGGGGTGATCGCGGCGTGGAAGCACGGCACCTGGATCGACCGCTTCGTGATGGGGCTGTCGGTGCTCGGCTTCTCGGTGCCGGTGTTCGTGGTCGGCTACATCCTGATCCAGCTCTTCGCGATCGAGCTGCGGTGGGTGCCGGTGCAGGGGTTCCGCAGCATCTTCAACGGCTTTGGTCCGTTCTTCGAGCGCATGATCCTGCCGACCTGCGCCCTCTCCTTCATTTACATCGCGCTGATCGCTCGCATGACGCGCGCAGCGATGCTCGACGTGCTCGGCGAGGACTATGTGCGCACCGCGCGCGCGAAGGGCATCAACGAGGTCGCCGTGATGATGCGCCATGCCCTACGCAACGCCGCCGTGCCCGTGATTACCGTGATCGGCACCGGCTTTGCGCTCTTGATTTCGGGCGTCGTCGTCACCGAGAGCGTGTTCAACATTCCCGGCATCGGCCGTCTCACCGTGGATGCGGTGCTGGCGCGCGACTATCCGGTGATCCAGGCGATGATCCTGCTGACGTCGCTGATCTATGTCGTCGTCAATCTCCTCATCGACGTCGCCTACACCCTGCTCGATCCCCGGATCCGGTACTGA
- a CDS encoding M81 family metallopeptidase, producing the protein MTRIAVGGFLHETNTFAPTKATFADFEHGGGWPAMTRGADVLKVMRRINVGLAGFVDSAEANGWELVPTIACGASPSAHVTEDAFERIVKVMVDGIAAAGPLDAVYLDLHGAMVTEHLDDGEGEILARVRRVIGKDVPLVASLDLHANVTPEMMEHADALIAYRTYPHVDMADTGRASARHLAFLLKSKQRFAKSFRQLPFLIAISWQCTNDFPTKGIYEKLAALESDAVPTLSFAPGFPAADFRDCGPSVFAYGRTQEDADRAADAIVKLIESHEDDFDGKIWTPDDGVRHAMELAKTASKPIVIADTQDNPGAGGDSDTTGMLRALVRNRASAATGAIYDPESAKAAHAAGVGATVTLSLGGKSGIPGDEPYRESFVVEQLSDGRFIAPGPYFGGREMEMGPSAALRIGDVRVVVSSHKAQLADQAMYRYVGIEPTQEKILVNKSSVHFRADFEPIAEKLMICAAPGAMPADTASLPWTRLRPGIRIKPNGPVFTPPSR; encoded by the coding sequence ATGACACGCATCGCCGTCGGCGGCTTCCTGCACGAGACCAACACTTTCGCTCCGACCAAGGCGACGTTCGCCGATTTCGAGCATGGCGGCGGGTGGCCGGCGATGACCAGAGGTGCCGACGTGCTGAAGGTGATGCGGCGCATCAATGTGGGCCTCGCCGGTTTCGTCGACAGCGCCGAGGCCAACGGCTGGGAACTCGTTCCGACCATCGCCTGCGGCGCGAGCCCGTCTGCGCACGTCACCGAGGACGCCTTCGAGCGCATCGTGAAGGTGATGGTCGACGGCATCGCGGCCGCGGGCCCGCTCGATGCGGTCTATCTCGATCTGCACGGCGCCATGGTGACCGAGCATCTCGACGACGGCGAAGGCGAAATCCTCGCCCGCGTCCGTCGCGTCATCGGCAAGGATGTTCCGCTGGTCGCGAGCCTCGACCTCCACGCCAACGTCACGCCCGAGATGATGGAACATGCGGACGCGCTGATCGCCTACCGCACCTATCCACATGTCGACATGGCCGACACCGGCCGCGCCTCCGCGCGCCATCTCGCCTTTCTGCTGAAGTCGAAGCAGCGCTTTGCGAAGTCGTTCCGGCAATTGCCGTTCCTGATCGCGATCAGCTGGCAATGCACCAATGACTTCCCCACCAAAGGCATCTACGAAAAGCTCGCCGCGCTGGAGAGCGACGCGGTTCCGACGCTCTCATTCGCGCCGGGCTTTCCCGCTGCCGATTTTCGCGACTGCGGCCCGAGCGTGTTCGCCTATGGCAGGACGCAGGAAGACGCCGACCGCGCAGCGGACGCCATCGTCAAGCTGATCGAAAGCCACGAGGACGATTTCGACGGCAAGATCTGGACGCCCGACGACGGCGTGCGCCACGCCATGGAACTCGCGAAGACTGCCAGCAAGCCGATCGTCATCGCCGACACCCAGGACAATCCCGGCGCCGGCGGCGATTCCGACACGACCGGCATGCTGCGCGCGCTGGTGCGCAACAGAGCGAGCGCCGCGACCGGCGCGATCTACGATCCGGAATCGGCCAAGGCCGCGCATGCGGCCGGCGTCGGCGCCACCGTGACGCTCTCACTCGGCGGCAAGTCCGGCATTCCCGGCGACGAGCCCTATCGCGAGAGCTTCGTGGTCGAACAGCTCTCAGACGGCCGCTTCATTGCGCCCGGCCCTTACTTTGGCGGCCGCGAGATGGAGATGGGCCCCTCCGCAGCCTTGCGCATCGGCGACGTCCGCGTCGTCGTCTCCTCGCACAAGGCCCAGCTCGCCGACCAGGCGATGTACCGCTATGTCGGCATCGAGCCGACGCAGGAGAAGATCCTGGTCAACAAGAGCTCGGTGCATTTCCGCGCCGATTTCGAACCGATCGCGGAAAAGCTGATGATCTGCGCTGCGCCCGGCGCGATGCCGGCCGACACCGCCTCGCTGCCCTGGACGCGCCTGCGCCCGGGCATTCGCATCAAGCCGAACGGCCCCGTTTTCACGCCACCCTCACGCTAA
- a CDS encoding M20 aminoacylase family protein: MPTIDRIDGYTDELTAIRRDLHAHPEIGFEEVRTSGIVADKLKSWGIEVHRGLGGTGVIGVIKGKGSGGKRIGLRADMDALPMEENTNLKWSSKIPGRFHGCGHDGHTTMLLGTARYLAETRNFDGTVHLIFQPAEEGLGGARAMIKDGLFEKFPCDELYGLHNAPDLNHGEIAILPGPAMASADFFDLRITGYGAHGAMPERSKDAVVIATTLAQAIQTIVSRNVEPLQAAVVSITQIHAGSAYNVIPGDAHLCGTIRTFSKEVRSLVSERIRTICAGIASAYNCVIDVDIRDTFGVLINQVEQSKVVEEVARTIVDPANVITRAQPKMGSEDFADMLETIPGAYFWVGHDGSVPVHNPGFVLDDKILPIGASMFARIIETRMPVGGNA; encoded by the coding sequence ATGCCCACGATCGACCGCATCGACGGCTACACCGACGAGCTCACCGCCATCCGCCGCGACCTCCACGCCCATCCCGAGATCGGCTTCGAGGAAGTGCGCACCTCCGGCATCGTCGCGGACAAGCTGAAGAGCTGGGGCATCGAGGTGCATCGCGGCCTGGGCGGCACCGGCGTGATCGGCGTCATCAAGGGAAAGGGCTCTGGCGGCAAGCGCATCGGCCTGCGCGCGGACATGGACGCGCTGCCGATGGAGGAGAACACCAATCTGAAATGGAGCTCGAAGATCCCCGGCCGCTTCCACGGCTGCGGCCATGACGGCCACACCACCATGCTGCTCGGCACCGCGCGCTACCTCGCCGAGACCCGGAATTTCGACGGCACCGTGCATCTGATCTTCCAGCCGGCCGAAGAAGGCCTCGGCGGCGCCCGCGCGATGATCAAGGACGGCCTGTTCGAGAAGTTCCCCTGCGACGAGCTCTACGGCCTGCACAACGCGCCCGACCTCAACCATGGCGAGATCGCGATCCTGCCGGGACCTGCCATGGCCAGCGCCGACTTCTTCGACCTGCGCATCACCGGCTACGGCGCGCATGGCGCGATGCCCGAGCGCTCCAAGGACGCAGTGGTCATCGCGACCACGCTGGCACAGGCGATCCAGACCATCGTCAGCCGCAACGTCGAGCCGCTGCAGGCTGCGGTCGTGTCTATCACCCAGATCCACGCGGGCTCCGCCTACAACGTCATTCCGGGCGATGCGCATCTCTGCGGCACCATTCGCACCTTCTCGAAGGAAGTCCGCAGCCTGGTCAGCGAACGCATCCGCACCATCTGCGCCGGCATCGCCAGCGCCTATAATTGCGTGATCGACGTCGACATCCGCGACACCTTCGGCGTGCTGATCAACCAGGTCGAGCAGTCCAAGGTGGTCGAGGAGGTCGCGCGCACCATCGTCGATCCCGCCAACGTGATCACCCGCGCCCAGCCCAAGATGGGCAGCGAGGATTTCGCCGACATGCTGGAGACCATTCCCGGCGCCTATTTCTGGGTCGGCCATGACGGCTCGGTGCCGGTGCACAATCCCGGCTTCGTGCTCGACGACAAGATCCTGCCGATCGGCGCCAGCATGTTCGCCCGCATCATCGAGACCCGCATGCCGGTGGGTGGCAATGCATAA
- a CDS encoding ABC transporter permease → MSVDTLPQSSIPITSPLRPRFGFLTSTPIIATATVLLALVIMISILAPLIAPHDPIQLAPSQRLKPASAQFLLGTDAYGRDLLSRVIYGGRLSLLIGIGSAILSIVIGLAIGLVSGFFKLIDSVMMRIMDGLMAMPSILLAIAVVSLSGASLWTVLIAITIPEIPRVARLVRSVVLSAREEPYVEAAISVGSSLPKIMWRHLMPNTVAPLIVQGTYICASAILTEAILSFLGAGISPETPTWGNIMAEGRQYFQIKPSLIFWPGLLLSIAILSINLIGDAARDALDPRMKQREGK, encoded by the coding sequence ATGTCGGTCGATACCCTTCCCCAGTCGTCCATTCCGATCACGTCGCCGCTGCGGCCGCGTTTCGGGTTTCTCACCTCGACGCCGATCATCGCGACGGCAACGGTCCTGCTCGCGCTGGTCATCATGATCTCGATCCTGGCGCCCTTGATCGCGCCGCATGATCCGATCCAGCTCGCGCCCTCGCAACGGCTCAAGCCCGCCTCCGCGCAATTCCTGCTCGGCACCGATGCCTATGGCCGCGACCTGCTGTCGCGCGTGATCTATGGCGGCCGCCTCTCGCTCCTGATCGGCATCGGCTCGGCGATCCTGTCGATCGTCATCGGCCTCGCGATCGGGCTCGTCTCCGGCTTCTTCAAGCTGATCGATTCCGTGATGATGCGCATCATGGACGGCTTGATGGCGATGCCGAGCATCCTGCTTGCGATCGCCGTGGTGTCGCTGTCCGGCGCCAGCCTCTGGACCGTGCTGATCGCGATCACGATCCCCGAGATTCCGCGCGTGGCGCGCCTGGTACGTTCGGTCGTGCTGTCGGCGCGCGAGGAGCCTTACGTCGAAGCCGCAATCTCGGTCGGCTCCAGCCTGCCTAAGATCATGTGGCGGCATCTGATGCCGAACACGGTGGCGCCGCTGATCGTCCAGGGCACCTATATCTGCGCGAGCGCCATCCTCACCGAGGCCATCCTCTCCTTCCTCGGCGCCGGCATCTCGCCGGAGACGCCGACCTGGGGCAACATCATGGCCGAAGGCCGCCAGTACTTCCAGATCAAGCCGTCGCTGATCTTCTGGCCGGGCCTCTTGCTCTCGATCGCCATCCTCAGCATCAACCTGATCGGCGACGCCGCCCGCGACGCTCTCGATCCGCGCATGAAGCAGCGGGAGGGCAAGTGA